In Brachyhypopomus gauderio isolate BG-103 chromosome 2, BGAUD_0.2, whole genome shotgun sequence, the DNA window AACCCCATCAGTCATATCCCTAACCCCATCAGTCAtatccctaaccataaccctgtcAGCACCATCCCTAACCCCATCAGTCATATCCCTAACCCCATCAGTCAtatccctaaccataaccctgtcAGCACCATCCCTAACCTTATCAGTCCTATCCCTAACCCCATCAGTCAtatccctaaccataaccctgtcagcaccaaccctaaccccatcagtcatatccctaaccataaccctgtcagcaccaaccctaaccctatcagTCATATCCCTAACCCCATCAGTCATATCCCTAACCCCATCAGTCATATCCCTAACCCCATCAGTCAtatccctaaccataaccctgtcAGCACCAACCCTAACTCTATCAGTCATATCCCTAACCCCATCAGTCAtatccctaaccataaccctgtcagcaccaaccctaaccctatcagTCATATCCCTAACCCCATCAGTCATATCCCTAACCCCATCAGTCAtatccctaaccataaccctgtcAGCACCATCCCTAACCCTATCAGTCATATCCCTAACCCCATCAGTCAtatccctaaccataaccctgtcagcaccaaccctaaccctatcagTCATATCCCTAACCCTATCAGTCATATCCCTAACCCCATCAGTCAtatccctaaccataaccctgtcagcaccaaccctaaccctatcagTCATATCCCTAACCCCATCAGTCATATCCCTAACCCCATCAGTCAtatccctaaccataaccctgtcAGCACCATCCCTAACCCTATCAGTCATATCCCTAACCCCATCAGTCAtatccctaaccataaccctgtcagcaccaaccctaaccctatcagTCATATCCCTAACCCCATCAGTCAtatccctaaccataaccctgtcagcaccaaccctaaccccatcagtcatatccctaaccataaccctgtcagcaccaaccctaaccctatcagTCATATCCCTAACCCCATCAGTCATATCCCTAACCCCATCAGTCATATCCCTAACCCCATCAGTCAtatccctaaccataaccctgtcAGCACCAACCCTAACTCTATCAGTCATATCCCTAACCCCATCAGTCAtatccctaaccataaccctgtcagcaccaaccctaaccctatcagTCATATCCCTAACCCCATCAGTCATATCCCTAACCCCATCAGTCAtatccctaaccataaccctgtcAGCACCATCCCTAACCCTATCAGTCATATCCCTAACCCCATCAGTCAtatccctaaccataaccctgtcagcaccaaccctaaccctatcagTCATATCCCTAACCCTATCAGTCATATCCCTAACCCCATCAGTCAtatccctaaccataaccctgtcagcaccaaccctaaccctatcagTCATATCCCTAACCCCATCAGTCATATCCCTAACCCCATCAGTCAtatccctaaccataaccctgtcAGCACCATCCCTAACCCTATCAGTCATATCCCTAACCCCATCAGTCAtatccctaaccataaccctgtcagcaccaaccctaaccctatcagTCATATCCCTAACCCCATCAGTCAtatccctaaccataaccctgtcagcaccaaccctaaccctatcagTCATATCCCTAACCCCATCAGTCAtatccctaaccataaccctgtcagcaccaaccctaaccctatcagtcatatccctaaccctaaccctaaccctctcagTCCCATCCCCTTGCATTACAAATGATAACAAGTCCTGTTATGAGTCTCGTTACTGAGGTGGGATTGGACTAATGTAAAAATCTAAAATCAAGAACCCATACCGTCATCCTCTGCTGTGTTGAGGGTCAACAGAGATATGCTTCTTTGACCTAGTTTGGAGGCCTTCTTGTCCTTTTTGAACTTCAGTGCACTTGGCTTTTCAACGATGACGTACGTGCCGTCGATGTCCGTCATGCTGTCGTGCTCTGGAATGTCATGCAAAGGAGAAGAGGTCACGGTCTTGGGCCGTTCCTCAGGCGGGACTTCCTTCACTGGACTCTTAGACACCTCCTTGGAGTGATTGGCCAATGAAATGTCCTTGCTCGGACTGCCAGGCATTGGTTGGCTTTGTCCAGGCATTTTAGAATCTGAAATATGGTTTGCTGTCCTTAATTCTGGGCTTTGATTGGGTGACCTGCTTTTGAGGAAAAGCCGGAAGGAACTACGCTGTTTTTTCAAACTGAACGGAGAAGAATTCTTTGGCCCCTTAACTTTGTCTCCCTTATTCTCACTTGTCTCTTCTGGGGATTTAGGTGGCTGTGGGGCCGTGCCATTTAGTTGTTCATTACTGCTCTCACTTGGCTGAAGTAATTTCTCAATGTTACTTCCTGCGTTCTGCCCAACGTACTCCCTCAGCTTGGTGAGATCTTGCAGGGATCCAGTAAGTCCAAGACTGTTGCCCACCACCAGTGCATACTTGGGATTATGGTACTTATGGGCAGGCACCTTAAGGTTGACCTGCTTGGAGTCCTCCAGAGAGACCTGGAAGCGGGAGGTGGACACTGGCAACACTGGCTTGCTTGGAGCAGCAGGGGCCTTCACCACTGGGGCAGGCATGGGGGGCTTGGTGATGTGGAACTCGCGGTAGAGATCCACTTTGTCTGACACGGCGTATAGCTCTCGGAAGTCGTGGTCAAAGAAGTCCACAACTTGGCCTGACATGACCGTGATGGTGTTGCGGTTCATCCGAGAAGACGTCCACGTGAAGCTGCACAGTGTGACGAAACAAACGAGTGGATGAAcggatgaattaatgaatgataCAGCAATGGAGATATAACTATCAGAAATAGATGCTGGTTAAACAAATTGTTATAGGTGGAATCAGTGGTGAATGTATGAGTCTTAGATACTAACCTATATGAACCAAACATCACCTTATCTCCATCAATTAGCATGTATTTTGAGCACATGGCTCCTGGAAGCTTGCCAAACGACAGCGCCATGCCAGAGCCCTTCACCATACGTACCCGCAGGTTCTGTAAAGGGAGGACCGGCAAGTCAGAAATCGGTTTCACCCACACTGCAGTAGGCCATAATGTTTGAAACACGGAGAAGGAAGCACTAAGttttgactgtaggtgtgaAATGTGTCTCATTTAAGCAAACATCTAAAGGAAAGTCGGTAACAAAgttgtgtgtacacacacacacacacacacacacacaggtagatGATGCATATATATCCTGGATGAGAGAAATGAAAAAGCGAAAGTCTAAGTGTAGGAGAAAGAAGAAACGATGAGAAAGATCAGGAAAGGGACAAGCAAACCACTGGCACGAAACCAGTGTGAAAGAGGCCAGAAGATACCACAGATCCTTCAGATCCTTCTCCCTCTACCCCCACTTTCCAGAAACCAGATCGGGCTGCTTTCAGTCACAGTTCTCGGACTCCACGCAGGTCCCCGTTTGAGTACTCGAGCACTAAAGTGAGAGCACGTCTCAGCCTGGCGGGCCAGGTCAGCTCTCCAGACCTCAGGCCCAGGTGGGCATGCGCGCTTGGGTGGATCAGAGTTAAGTGGGGCACGCCTCAGGAATACCGTGTCATTTACACAGCAGAGAGTCCTACAAGTGTACACAGGGGATTCAGAGGTAAACTGAAACCTTGAAACAACAATTGCATGACGAAGCATTTGTCA includes these proteins:
- the LOC143484256 gene encoding protein FAM83F-like, with product MADSQIKCIDDENINVKIPESKPEFYYSEEQRAALEHLLKHGDGAFKMRLKEDNIKDFLSAREVKWIRETFQEYDKESDTESCGSRSLHDSNADSGVHSTYWPTMSDTEVPPLDIGWPNSAFYKGVTRVSVYTHPPKENSPHIKEVVRRLIQESNKLVAVVMDLLTDLLILQDLLDAASKRGVAVYLLLEERGLPHFLDMCSRLHISAQHLRNLRVRMVKGSGMALSFGKLPGAMCSKYMLIDGDKVMFGSYSFTWTSSRMNRNTITVMSGQVVDFFDHDFRELYAVSDKVDLYREFHITKPPMPAPVVKAPAAPSKPVLPVSTSRFQVSLEDSKQVNLKVPAHKYHNPKYALVVGNSLGLTGSLQDLTKLREYVGQNAGSNIEKLLQPSESSNEQLNGTAPQPPKSPEETSENKGDKVKGPKNSSPFSLKKQRSSFRLFLKSRSPNQSPELRTANHISDSKMPGQSQPMPGSPSKDISLANHSKEVSKSPVKEVPPEERPKTVTSSPLHDIPEHDSMTDIDGTYVIVEKPSALKFKKDKKASKLGQRSISLLTLNTAEDDGSRGRRQNHKKTCIQS